The bacterium sequence CCCTAAATAGCTCAGTTAATGGCAGTGTCCAGTATAGTTACCAATCACCAGTTACCAATCACCAGTTACCAATCACCAGTTACCAATCACCAATCACCAGTTACCAGTTACCAGTTACCAATCACCAGTTACCAATCCTTTTCTATCTGCTTATCTCCACTAATCTGAACTTGTTTTCGCTTTTGAATCTCTTTTTCTTCCTCTTCTAAAGCCTGTAATATTCGCCCTGCATCTTCTTTAGACATCTTATTTTTATCTTCTTGCTTTGCTTGTTGAGTTTGTTTTTCTTTATTTTTACCATTTTCCCCTTCACTACCTTTAGATTTTTTTTGTTTTTGTTGTTCAGATTTAGCAGGGT is a genomic window containing:
- a CDS encoding alpha/beta hydrolase, with translation MAVSSIVTNHQLPITSYQSPVTNHQSPVTSYQLPITSYQSFSICLSPLI